A genomic window from Solanum dulcamara chromosome 11, daSolDulc1.2, whole genome shotgun sequence includes:
- the LOC129874537 gene encoding cold-responsive protein kinase 1-like isoform X3: protein MSCCCFGAQKKGGDLVHHDTRDTRGDSIASTKNFSFNELRLATNNFHQTNKIGRGGFGTVYKGTLKKGKEIAVKTLAAESRQGLREFLTEIETISNVKHPNLVEIIGCCADGNNRILVYEYLENRSLDGALFGSRTSIKLEWDKRATICLGTAQGLAYLHEELVPHIVHRDIKASNILLDKYYTPKIGDFGLAKLFPDNVTHISTKIAGTTGYLAPEYVLGGQLTMKADVYSYGVLILETVSGKSSSSSIWLGDKKSLLEWTWRLYQEEKLLELVDEQLDDFPEKEVVRYIKTALFCTQANANRRPMMSQVIEMLSRDILLNEKELTPPGFFEGSDESMQSKLKLSECNTSQQSSVPITITQVL, encoded by the exons ATGAGTTGTTGCTGCTTTGGTGCCCAGAAAAAGGGTGGTGATCTTGTTCATCATGATACAAGAGATACAAGAG GTGACTCGATTGCAAGCACAAAGAATTTTTCATTTAATGAATTAAGATTAGCAACCAACAACTTCCATCAAACTAATAAAATAGGGCGAGGCGGTTTTGGCACAGTATACAAG GGAACtttgaaaaaaggaaaagaaattgcTGTGAAGACACTTGCAGCAGAATCAAGGCAGGGTTTGCGGGAGTTTTTGACAGAAATTGAGACAATATCAAATGTCAAACATCCAAATCTAGTTGAGATAATTGGATGCTGTGCTGACGGAAATAACCGGATTTTGGTCTACGAATATTTGGAAAATAGAAGCCTTGATGGAGCACTGTTTG GTTCAAGGACAAGTATTAAGTTAGAATGGGACAAAAGGGCTACTATTTGCTTGGGTACCGCTCAAGGTCTTGCATATCTACATGAAGAACTAGTGCCACATATAGTGCACAGGGACATAAAAGCTAGTAATATTCTGCTTGACAAGTATTATACACCaaaaattggagattttgggcTTGCCAAACTTTTCCCAGATAACGTCACTCATATCAGCACAAAGATAGCAGGAACAAC TGGTTATCTGGCACCCGAATATGTATTAGGCGGACAATTAACGATGAAGGCTGATGTTTACAGTTATGGGGTCCTAATACTGGAAACAGTAAGTGGCAAgagcagcagcagcagtatTTGGCTAGGCGATAAGAAGTCACTGCTTGAATGG ACCTGGCGGCTCTATCAAGAGGAAAAGCTATTGGAGTTGGTGGATGAACAACTAGATGATTTCCCGGAAAAAGAAGTCGTCAGGTACATCAAGACAGCTCTCTTTTGCACACAAGCAAATGCAAACAGAAGACCAATGATGAGCCAGGTTATTGAAATGCTTTCAAGAGATATCCTGCTAAATGAGAAAGAACTTACACCACCTGGTTTCTTCGAAGGTTCTGATGAAAGCATgcaatcaaaattgaagttgtctGAATGCAATACTAGTCAACAAAGTTCTGTACCCATCACAATCACTCAG GTACTATAG
- the LOC129872902 gene encoding clathrin light chain 1-like: MASFDAFSMDGEAPAPAASTPFDEGDYDGSYSAFSNADTPPFHGSGGFGGDYEEVTVEHVSHTVDSPDPYGYGSDSFPNQTDSFGASEAPISNGNGKPYDLGEDTEGIFSSDGPVLPPPNEMREEGFALREWRRQNAIRLEEKEKREKEIRSQIIEEGEEYKKAFYEKRNLSIETNKTTNREKEKLYLTSQEKFHKEADKQYWKAIAELIPKEVPSIEKKGRKKDQEKKPSITVVQGPKPGKPTDLSRMRHILLKLKHTPPPHMIPPPPAPAKDAKVGKDGKDTKDAKAGKDGKDTKNAKDTAAPNGTSDAPPSDAKVTQTSEEPAAA; encoded by the exons ATGGCTTCATTTGATGCGTTCAGTATGGACGGTGAGGCACCGGCACCGGCGGCATCAACTCCGTTCGACGAAGGAGACTACGACGGCTCTTACTCTGCCTTCTCCAACGCCGATACGCCGCCGTTTCACGGCTCTGGAGGATTCGGTGGAGACTATGAGGAAGTGACGGTGGAACACGTATCTCATACCGTCGACAGTCCCGATCCCTACGGATATGGGTCAGATTCGTTTCCTAACCAAACCGATTCATTTGGAGCTTCTGAAGCTCCGATCTCGAATGGGAATGGTAAGCCCTACGATCTAGGTGAAGATACTGAGGGAATTTTCAGCTCCGATGGACCCGTTCTTCCCCCTCCGAATGAAATGCGTGAGGAAGGTTTTGCACTCCGCGAATGGCGAAG GCAAAATGCTATCCGTCttgaggagaaggagaagagagagaaggaaatcagaagtcaaattATTGAGGAAGGTGAAGAATATAAGAAAGCATTCTATGAGAAACGAAATCTCAGTATTGAGACCAACAAGACAACTAACCGCGAGAAAGAGAAG TTGTACTTGACTAGTCAAGAAAAGTTCCATAAAGAAGCTGACAAGCAATATTGGAAAGCCATAGCAGAGCTCATTCCCAAGGAGGTGCCCAGCATTGAGAAGAAAGGAAGGAAGAAGGATCAAGAGAAGAAGCCATCCATCACAGTCGTCCAAGGGCCTAAACCTGGGAAACCTACCGATCTTTCAAGGATGCGCCACATACTGCTGAAGCTTAAGCACACCCCGCCACCTCACATGATACCACCCCCTCCCGCTCCTGCCAAGGACGCCAAAGTTGGTAAGGATGGAAAAGACACCAAGGATGCCAAAGCTGGAAAGGATGGAAAAGACACCAAGAATGCCAAAGATACTGCAGCACCTAACGGAACTTCAGATGCACCTCCCAGTGATGCTAAAGTTACTCAGACATCAGAAGAACCTGCTGCTGCGTAA
- the LOC129874537 gene encoding cold-responsive protein kinase 1-like isoform X2, with amino-acid sequence MSCCCFGAQKKGGDLVHHDTRDTRGDSIASTKNFSFNELRLATNNFHQTNKIGRGGFGTVYKGTLKKGKEIAVKTLAAESRQGLREFLTEIETISNVKHPNLVEIIGCCADGNNRILVYEYLENRSLDGALFGSRTSIKLEWDKRATICLGTAQGLAYLHEELVPHIVHRDIKASNILLDKYYTPKIGDFGLAKLFPDNVTHISTKIAGTTGYLAPEYVLGGQLTMKADVYSYGVLILETVSGKSSSSSIWLGDKKSLLEWTWRLYQEEKLLELVDEQLDDFPEKEVVRYIKTALFCTQANANRRPMMSQVIEMLSRDILLNEKELTPPGFFEGSDESMQSKLKLSECNTSQQSSVPITITQVTPR; translated from the exons ATGAGTTGTTGCTGCTTTGGTGCCCAGAAAAAGGGTGGTGATCTTGTTCATCATGATACAAGAGATACAAGAG GTGACTCGATTGCAAGCACAAAGAATTTTTCATTTAATGAATTAAGATTAGCAACCAACAACTTCCATCAAACTAATAAAATAGGGCGAGGCGGTTTTGGCACAGTATACAAG GGAACtttgaaaaaaggaaaagaaattgcTGTGAAGACACTTGCAGCAGAATCAAGGCAGGGTTTGCGGGAGTTTTTGACAGAAATTGAGACAATATCAAATGTCAAACATCCAAATCTAGTTGAGATAATTGGATGCTGTGCTGACGGAAATAACCGGATTTTGGTCTACGAATATTTGGAAAATAGAAGCCTTGATGGAGCACTGTTTG GTTCAAGGACAAGTATTAAGTTAGAATGGGACAAAAGGGCTACTATTTGCTTGGGTACCGCTCAAGGTCTTGCATATCTACATGAAGAACTAGTGCCACATATAGTGCACAGGGACATAAAAGCTAGTAATATTCTGCTTGACAAGTATTATACACCaaaaattggagattttgggcTTGCCAAACTTTTCCCAGATAACGTCACTCATATCAGCACAAAGATAGCAGGAACAAC TGGTTATCTGGCACCCGAATATGTATTAGGCGGACAATTAACGATGAAGGCTGATGTTTACAGTTATGGGGTCCTAATACTGGAAACAGTAAGTGGCAAgagcagcagcagcagtatTTGGCTAGGCGATAAGAAGTCACTGCTTGAATGG ACCTGGCGGCTCTATCAAGAGGAAAAGCTATTGGAGTTGGTGGATGAACAACTAGATGATTTCCCGGAAAAAGAAGTCGTCAGGTACATCAAGACAGCTCTCTTTTGCACACAAGCAAATGCAAACAGAAGACCAATGATGAGCCAGGTTATTGAAATGCTTTCAAGAGATATCCTGCTAAATGAGAAAGAACTTACACCACCTGGTTTCTTCGAAGGTTCTGATGAAAGCATgcaatcaaaattgaagttgtctGAATGCAATACTAGTCAACAAAGTTCTGTACCCATCACAATCACTCAGGTGACCCCTAGATAA
- the LOC129874537 gene encoding cold-responsive protein kinase 1-like isoform X1, with the protein MSCCCFGAQKKGGDLVHHDTRDTRGDSIASTKNFSFNELRLATNNFHQTNKIGRGGFGTVYKGTLKKGKEIAVKTLAAESRQGLREFLTEIETISNVKHPNLVEIIGCCADGNNRILVYEYLENRSLDGALFGSRTSIKLEWDKRATICLGTAQGLAYLHEELVPHIVHRDIKASNILLDKYYTPKIGDFGLAKLFPDNVTHISTKIAGTTGYLAPEYVLGGQLTMKADVYSYGVLILETVSGKSSSSSIWLGDKKSLLEWTWRLYQEEKLLELVDEQLDDFPEKEVVRYIKTALFCTQANANRRPMMSQVIEMLSRDILLNEKELTPPGFFEGSDESMQSKLKLSECNTSQQSSVPITITQPRREGSIQR; encoded by the exons ATGAGTTGTTGCTGCTTTGGTGCCCAGAAAAAGGGTGGTGATCTTGTTCATCATGATACAAGAGATACAAGAG GTGACTCGATTGCAAGCACAAAGAATTTTTCATTTAATGAATTAAGATTAGCAACCAACAACTTCCATCAAACTAATAAAATAGGGCGAGGCGGTTTTGGCACAGTATACAAG GGAACtttgaaaaaaggaaaagaaattgcTGTGAAGACACTTGCAGCAGAATCAAGGCAGGGTTTGCGGGAGTTTTTGACAGAAATTGAGACAATATCAAATGTCAAACATCCAAATCTAGTTGAGATAATTGGATGCTGTGCTGACGGAAATAACCGGATTTTGGTCTACGAATATTTGGAAAATAGAAGCCTTGATGGAGCACTGTTTG GTTCAAGGACAAGTATTAAGTTAGAATGGGACAAAAGGGCTACTATTTGCTTGGGTACCGCTCAAGGTCTTGCATATCTACATGAAGAACTAGTGCCACATATAGTGCACAGGGACATAAAAGCTAGTAATATTCTGCTTGACAAGTATTATACACCaaaaattggagattttgggcTTGCCAAACTTTTCCCAGATAACGTCACTCATATCAGCACAAAGATAGCAGGAACAAC TGGTTATCTGGCACCCGAATATGTATTAGGCGGACAATTAACGATGAAGGCTGATGTTTACAGTTATGGGGTCCTAATACTGGAAACAGTAAGTGGCAAgagcagcagcagcagtatTTGGCTAGGCGATAAGAAGTCACTGCTTGAATGG ACCTGGCGGCTCTATCAAGAGGAAAAGCTATTGGAGTTGGTGGATGAACAACTAGATGATTTCCCGGAAAAAGAAGTCGTCAGGTACATCAAGACAGCTCTCTTTTGCACACAAGCAAATGCAAACAGAAGACCAATGATGAGCCAGGTTATTGAAATGCTTTCAAGAGATATCCTGCTAAATGAGAAAGAACTTACACCACCTGGTTTCTTCGAAGGTTCTGATGAAAGCATgcaatcaaaattgaagttgtctGAATGCAATACTAGTCAACAAAGTTCTGTACCCATCACAATCACTCAG CCAAGACGGGAAGGATCGATccaaagatga